The Persephonella sp. IF05-L8 genome contains a region encoding:
- a CDS encoding YbdK family carboxylate-amine ligase: protein MKGHKSPQGTLNFKNSKPFTVGAELEVQLVNREDFSLSDSADIIFKNLPEDLKDIVQPEVLTSMVEIVSPVCEKPEEVIYYFRKALKEINQIGKNYDFIISALGTHTFAKKEETHITAKERYLRLLKELQILLRQFLIYGLHIHVGFPDKESAVRAYNLTINYLPVFLGISTSSPFFYGEFTGLHSYRTKIFEQLPRAGIPEYFKNFSEFEELFFILKNKGFIESIKDIWWDVRIHPDLGTVELRVCDSNPELDRIELLITLFQGISMLAQEIRIPEFYHQVLKQNKWNATRHSIYGKFVDTTGTSTVKEKAFELLENMQKKGIFKELKTENRINKLKDVLKKKPVSEKMILVYKKTNDIRILESLGFIEE, encoded by the coding sequence ATTAAAGGTCACAAAAGCCCACAGGGAACATTAAATTTCAAAAATTCCAAACCTTTTACTGTAGGGGCAGAATTAGAGGTTCAGCTTGTAAATAGGGAAGACTTTTCCCTGTCTGATAGTGCAGATATCATTTTTAAAAATCTACCTGAGGATTTAAAGGATATCGTCCAGCCTGAAGTTCTTACATCAATGGTGGAGATTGTTTCTCCTGTATGCGAAAAACCTGAAGAAGTTATTTACTATTTCAGAAAAGCTCTAAAGGAAATTAACCAGATAGGCAAAAACTACGATTTTATTATATCTGCCCTGGGGACACATACATTTGCCAAAAAAGAAGAAACTCACATCACAGCTAAGGAAAGATATCTTCGGCTTTTAAAAGAACTTCAGATATTACTCAGACAATTTCTTATATACGGACTTCATATACATGTAGGCTTTCCCGACAAAGAAAGTGCCGTCAGGGCATACAACCTGACAATAAACTATCTGCCTGTTTTCCTTGGAATATCCACCAGTTCTCCATTTTTCTATGGTGAATTTACAGGTCTTCATTCATACAGGACAAAAATATTTGAACAGCTACCAAGAGCAGGTATTCCCGAGTATTTTAAGAATTTCTCAGAGTTTGAGGAACTATTTTTTATATTAAAAAATAAAGGCTTTATAGAAAGTATAAAAGATATATGGTGGGATGTCCGTATTCATCCAGACCTTGGAACTGTTGAACTAAGGGTATGCGACTCTAATCCAGAACTGGACAGGATAGAGCTGCTTATAACCCTTTTTCAAGGAATATCAATGCTGGCACAGGAAATAAGAATTCCTGAGTTTTACCATCAGGTTTTGAAACAGAATAAATGGAATGCAACAAGACACTCAATCTATGGAAAATTTGTAGATACAACTGGAACATCTACTGTAAAAGAAAAAGCATTTGAACTGCTTGAAAATATGCAAAAGAAAGGAATATTTAAGGAACTTAAAACTGAAAACCGGATAAATAAACTAAAAGATGTATTGAAAAAGAAACCTGTTTCTGAAAAAATGATACTGGTTTACAAAAAGACAAATGATATCAGAATACTGGAAAGTCTGGGTTTCATAGAAGAATGA